A genome region from Chryseobacterium indicum includes the following:
- a CDS encoding enoyl-CoA hydratase/isomerase family protein, with protein MNEFVVSELKNNIAEITFGTPKSNSLPGAILEKLAQTILDEGAKEEVKAILLKSEGEKAFCAGASFDELLEIEELEKSTKFFGGFAKVLNAMRNCGKIVVVRVQGKTTGGGVGIACGADYCFANKDSALALTEINLGIGPFVIGPYVERKIGKSQFSAMAIDADFRSAEWAEQHNIYHSVSETIEEMDAKLEKFLQTLASRSSDALALIKKVSWEGTDHFNELMPARIHMSASLILEDSAKKNIGAIKERLRAK; from the coding sequence ATGAACGAATTTGTAGTATCAGAACTAAAAAACAACATTGCCGAAATTACATTCGGAACTCCGAAAAGCAACTCGCTTCCGGGAGCCATTCTTGAAAAATTAGCACAAACCATTTTAGATGAAGGAGCAAAAGAAGAGGTGAAAGCCATTCTTTTAAAAAGTGAAGGTGAAAAAGCTTTCTGTGCGGGAGCAAGTTTCGATGAACTTCTGGAAATTGAGGAACTCGAAAAATCCACAAAATTTTTCGGAGGTTTTGCCAAAGTTCTGAATGCAATGAGAAACTGCGGAAAAATAGTTGTGGTGAGAGTTCAGGGAAAAACTACAGGTGGCGGAGTTGGAATTGCGTGTGGAGCAGACTACTGTTTTGCAAACAAAGACTCTGCATTAGCCTTAACGGAAATTAATCTCGGAATCGGACCATTCGTGATCGGACCGTATGTGGAAAGAAAAATCGGAAAGTCTCAGTTTTCGGCAATGGCAATTGATGCGGATTTCAGATCGGCCGAATGGGCAGAACAGCACAATATCTATCATTCGGTTTCAGAAACCATTGAAGAAATGGATGCCAAGCTGGAAAAATTCCTTCAGACTCTGGCTTCAAGAAGCAGCGATGCTTTAGCTTTAATTAAAAAGGTTTCATGGGAAGGAACAGATCATTTCAATGAACTAATGCCTGCAAGAATTCATATGAGTGCCAGTTTAATTCTGGAAGACTCGGCTAAGAAAAACATAGGAGCCATTAAAGAAAGATTAAGAGCAAAATAA
- a CDS encoding phage tail protein yields MDDELMGVIKTFAGNFPPVGYMFCNGALLSISQYSALFSILGTTYGGDGVRTFALPNLNGRVPISAGQSTTGQYYELGEASGTPTNTLLASNLPSFASQLKVSSANATTAVPTSTTSIAVSGTQAGRDFLAVPSFINAAPDTMLYPQSVFFIGQNLPVNNMSPYLGVNYIICVEGIYPSRP; encoded by the coding sequence ATGGATGACGAATTAATGGGCGTAATCAAGACGTTCGCAGGAAATTTTCCGCCGGTAGGTTATATGTTCTGCAACGGAGCTCTTCTAAGCATTTCGCAGTACTCTGCTCTTTTCTCGATCTTAGGAACCACTTACGGTGGTGATGGTGTCAGAACTTTTGCTCTACCCAATCTAAACGGACGTGTTCCAATTAGTGCAGGACAATCTACAACAGGGCAGTATTATGAATTGGGAGAAGCAAGCGGAACTCCTACAAATACACTTCTTGCCTCTAATCTACCAAGCTTCGCAAGTCAGCTAAAAGTATCTTCGGCTAATGCGACAACAGCCGTACCAACGTCTACAACATCGATTGCAGTAAGCGGGACACAGGCAGGAAGAGACTTTTTGGCCGTTCCGAGCTTTATAAATGCAGCTCCGGATACTATGCTATACCCTCAGTCTGTTTTTTTTATCGGTCAGAACTTACCGGTTAACAATATGTCTCCCTATTTAGGAGTCAACTACATTATATGTGTGGAGGGAATTTATCCTTCAAGACCTTAA
- a CDS encoding phage tail protein, which yields MDEELIGTIKLFAGNFAPRGYMLCNGAILNISQNQALFSILGSVYGGDGKTTFALPNLNGRMPVGAGTSNTGKSVVLGEAAGTVTNTLLSSNLPSIVSQLRVSKSNATTSTPSSSASIAVSGTQAGRDFTAVPSFINAAPDTPINSASVTFAGQNLPVNNMPPYLGLNYIICVNGIYPSRQ from the coding sequence ATGGACGAAGAATTAATTGGAACCATCAAGCTTTTTGCAGGAAATTTTGCACCAAGAGGATATATGCTATGCAACGGTGCAATACTAAATATCAGCCAAAATCAGGCACTTTTCTCTATCTTGGGATCAGTTTATGGCGGAGATGGAAAAACAACATTCGCTTTGCCTAACCTCAACGGGCGTATGCCAGTTGGCGCAGGAACTTCAAACACAGGTAAAAGTGTTGTATTAGGAGAAGCTGCAGGTACTGTTACCAACACTCTGCTAAGCTCAAATCTTCCATCAATAGTAAGCCAGCTAAGAGTTTCAAAATCTAACGCAACAACTTCAACGCCATCATCATCGGCATCAATTGCTGTATCAGGAACTCAGGCAGGAAGAGATTTCACAGCTGTTCCGAGCTTTATAAATGCAGCACCGGATACGCCTATCAATTCAGCTTCAGTAACCTTTGCAGGTCAGAACCTGCCTGTTAACAATATGCCACCTTACCTTGGTCTTAATTATATTATCTGCGTAAATGGTATATATCCATCAAGACAATAA
- a CDS encoding T9SS type A sorting domain-containing protein yields MKSTILFTLSVLFISVFSFGQTSTEQFETESNGSASFTDNGVIFNILSHVNTYDIQASYPGTGWSGTAIDNNYIDNSGAGNQSSGTSFSIKTTSNLFKVNRFWVYLGAANTSQSVTGTLTITGKLSGVTKFTQTKTTGFVNSIAVTNGYTLIDMTNLNGQNYSNIVIDQLQITAGGGYQYMGLDSFTWVKDTGIVLSANDVKTSKKDSGFYPNPTNGPLTIKTNENTKFEMYSQAGQLVKTIETQKGVNETDISELPKGVYTVKSSKESYKIIKK; encoded by the coding sequence ATGAAAAGTACTATACTTTTTACCTTATCTGTTCTTTTTATTTCAGTCTTTTCTTTCGGACAGACCAGTACAGAACAGTTTGAGACGGAATCCAACGGAAGCGCAAGTTTTACTGATAACGGAGTAATTTTCAATATTCTGTCGCATGTTAACACATATGACATTCAGGCTTCTTATCCTGGTACAGGATGGAGCGGTACCGCAATTGACAATAACTATATCGACAACTCCGGAGCGGGTAACCAATCTTCCGGAACGTCTTTTAGTATCAAAACAACATCCAACCTATTTAAAGTAAACAGATTCTGGGTTTATTTAGGAGCAGCAAATACTTCACAGTCTGTAACGGGGACATTAACTATTACAGGTAAATTATCCGGAGTTACAAAATTTACTCAGACAAAAACTACAGGTTTTGTTAATTCTATTGCTGTTACAAACGGATATACTTTAATTGATATGACCAACCTGAACGGACAAAACTACAGCAATATTGTAATCGACCAGCTGCAGATTACTGCGGGAGGAGGTTATCAATATATGGGGCTGGATTCTTTCACATGGGTAAAAGATACAGGAATTGTATTGTCTGCCAATGATGTAAAAACTTCGAAAAAAGACTCAGGATTTTACCCTAACCCGACTAACGGTCCGCTAACGATCAAAACTAATGAAAATACTAAGTTTGAGATGTACAGCCAGGCGGGGCAACTGGTAAAAACAATTGAAACTCAAAAAGGAGTAAATGAAACAGACATTTCAGAACTGCCAAAAGGTGTTTACACCGTAAAGTCTTCTAAAGAATCTTACAAAATTATTAAAAAGTAA
- a CDS encoding SMUG2 DNA glycosylase family protein — MTKTFAEEVVEFNRNLKYSGILPQDFQVLNPYLDNPETMIVMEKFYHKYYNDSNKRKFLIGINPSRHGAGVTGVPFTDTKRLESVCGIKMKSGYTHEVSSVFMYDMIEQYGGAEEFYKDVYINSPFPLAIVRKSKGSWINANYYDDKELFRDVKEFMIDSLRKHISLNLDTSEVFVLGKKNADFILKLNREANLFGKMTVLEHPRYIQQYKSKDKQLYIDKYILALKK, encoded by the coding sequence ATGACGAAAACTTTTGCTGAGGAAGTAGTAGAATTTAACCGAAACTTAAAATATTCCGGAATACTTCCCCAAGATTTTCAGGTGCTTAATCCTTATTTAGACAATCCTGAAACCATGATTGTGATGGAGAAGTTTTATCATAAATACTACAATGATTCCAACAAAAGAAAATTTCTGATAGGGATTAATCCCAGTCGTCACGGAGCCGGAGTTACAGGAGTTCCATTTACCGATACCAAACGTCTGGAAAGCGTGTGCGGAATTAAGATGAAATCTGGTTATACTCATGAAGTTTCTTCGGTTTTTATGTATGATATGATTGAGCAGTATGGCGGAGCAGAAGAATTTTATAAGGATGTTTATATAAATTCACCGTTTCCTTTAGCGATCGTCAGAAAATCGAAAGGCAGCTGGATCAATGCTAATTATTATGACGATAAAGAGCTTTTCAGGGACGTAAAGGAATTTATGATTGATTCTTTAAGAAAACATATCTCTCTAAATCTCGACACTTCGGAAGTCTTTGTTCTAGGTAAGAAGAATGCAGATTTCATTTTAAAATTAAATCGGGAAGCTAATTTATTTGGTAAGATGACGGTTTTGGAACATCCCAGATATATACAGCAGTACAAATCCAAAGACAAACAATTATACATTGACAAGTATATTCTTGCTCTAAAAAAATAA